One Gammaproteobacteria bacterium DNA segment encodes these proteins:
- a CDS encoding tyrosine-type recombinase/integrase, with translation MPTKRITDKTVAAAAPQQGRPREAIFDDLVTGLCLRVGARTRQWVVVYTLAGRKQWETLGKARTCQEDERHGMTVGEAREAAKKALVAAANGDDPRARPAEILPEHVRETFAAVKDDYIKFHAKPKLKPRTADSYRGELNRVAAKLGKKPITAISRRDVLDITDGFVKEGKGAQARLVYAILKSFFNWCVQRGILDASPIAGLKAPAKVPPRDRILTDDEIKAVWSAAGPLEYPFGPFVKLLLLTGQRETELAHMRWADIDGGVWTIPDTKRGTIHRVFLPKQALDILKPLPRFTGPYVFSGSAGKNPVSGFSRAKRRLDAFMEAADTTIAPWRFHDLRRTAASGMAALKVPPHVIEATLNHRSGIVSGIARVYNVHNYAVESAKGLAKWARHVECLTTNQKPGKVVPLKRVGVDLELTSTSQRK, from the coding sequence ATGCCCACGAAACGGATCACGGACAAGACCGTCGCGGCCGCCGCTCCGCAGCAAGGTCGCCCCCGCGAGGCCATCTTTGACGACCTGGTGACCGGGCTGTGTTTGCGAGTGGGGGCCCGTACCCGGCAATGGGTCGTGGTCTATACCCTGGCCGGCCGGAAGCAGTGGGAGACGCTAGGCAAGGCCCGCACCTGCCAGGAAGACGAGCGCCACGGCATGACGGTGGGCGAGGCCCGGGAGGCCGCCAAGAAGGCGCTGGTCGCGGCGGCCAATGGCGATGATCCCCGCGCGCGCCCCGCGGAGATCTTGCCCGAGCATGTCCGGGAAACCTTCGCGGCCGTGAAGGATGACTACATCAAATTTCACGCCAAGCCAAAGCTTAAACCCCGTACCGCCGACTCCTACCGCGGCGAGCTGAATCGGGTGGCTGCAAAGCTCGGCAAGAAACCGATCACCGCCATTTCCCGGCGCGATGTGCTGGACATCACTGATGGCTTCGTGAAGGAAGGCAAGGGCGCCCAGGCACGCTTGGTGTACGCCATCCTTAAGTCATTCTTCAATTGGTGCGTTCAGCGGGGGATCCTCGACGCGTCGCCCATCGCCGGATTGAAGGCACCGGCCAAGGTGCCGCCGCGGGATCGGATCCTGACCGACGACGAGATCAAGGCCGTGTGGTCCGCTGCAGGGCCGCTGGAGTATCCGTTCGGGCCTTTTGTCAAACTACTACTGCTCACCGGCCAGCGGGAGACGGAGCTTGCCCACATGCGGTGGGCCGATATCGACGGTGGCGTCTGGACCATCCCCGACACCAAGCGCGGTACGATACACCGCGTTTTCCTGCCGAAGCAGGCCCTGGACATACTGAAACCTCTGCCCCGCTTCACGGGGCCCTATGTCTTTTCCGGGAGCGCAGGCAAAAACCCCGTGTCGGGTTTCTCGAGGGCCAAGCGCCGCTTGGATGCCTTCATGGAAGCGGCGGATACCACCATCGCGCCTTGGCGGTTCCACGATCTGCGCCGCACCGCCGCCTCGGGTATGGCCGCACTCAAGGTGCCACCCCACGTCATTGAGGCAACTTTGAATCACCGGTCGGGGATCGTGTCGGGGATCGCCCGGGTCTACAACGTCCACAATTACGCTGTCGAAAGCGCGAAGGGCCTGGCAAAGTGGGCGCGCCACGTCGAGTGCCTCACCACGAACCAGAAGCCGGGCAAGGTGGTACCGTTAAAACGCGTGGGTGTAGATCTCGAACTGACCTCAACAAGTCAACGTAAGTGA
- a CDS encoding toll/interleukin-1 receptor domain-containing protein — MKYRAFISYSHHDRTFAGWLHKQLERYTLPRNLKINKSDVKGRTVAPVFLDTEEFGGAPSLTNSVVDALRASDTLLVIATENSISSEWVKMELTEFRRQGKGHRILPIRPGNASKDVISHPSWTSDEVKLHAEYPSDQPLFVQFGPTWRENNAALLKIIAFILGIRYDDLAQRARKRRNRRLSMLAAGAVGLLVLMTYVWQEMEQRRWDQLRADSIALTSAAERDIQAGRYGAAIPKLISALPDDPEYENRPIVITSESLLSKALYLSTATATIRSSKGVSSSTFDETGQQLRVYTSDGNAYSVDLMEQTVSRDEGYARSSGIALGETEDGTLRLVWRGDSLQKKLVRQGPAGASVVISNNIVQILETKAGKQILTVEAKHASTAECESLTFSNMDACLVTLLVVVRDWDTGAISFQQDLQTKDLILACHGAEFLLLAPRNQLGMTGRITIFTAAKGGYERWKVLQDVAVDCHKDRNGFVVAEKAGGVYEISKDEKGAPIQVELSTGLEAGRQLKPQLATPDVLLLKSGSTAGQHGDVTFVFLREKYEPWTVKNVSSYGISTDGKYLAVLSRDGVLYVRFRDKLLAEISLFDRPLLASELVFSEDTNLLAVSVQSESVTRIVTLVVDPWSEEVLTSFETPYDRALGSRFSLRTQFSPSSDLVSVTGSEMVVVHRTRPEQPETVVETAADSIVDHRLISEAQLAVLTESGLKVFELSTNELLFEHPLPLKLDYGQGLAQLFGGEERIIAVNHRDGYSVFDSITWRHLWDARAYRVDHIDIASRLMLVAAVSKEGVSEYTLYKEAKPDPVFQDHSASKTKGCRLTATGSTAYCFSDKTLVEIPAETGQIAAQRTFAQPICAVYPLFDGQQLAVFTFVKELPLLGSAYSSAPVLRSRRSCRLSWWRKGLVESSGVSLPESGYEFSLFEDGRLFTSDITESNDQRFLIVCEEATCQVSGGPDQVTVFQVGPRAQQSIQLDAVIEYQDQPTLYILAFNGLAKYVAGQSQPVIDVGLEKLENKSVNVSRTRPLALLNGRRLDRTVVALVDTDVGNVLWSNAKLYGEGGHLSDDAQVITVADVFGVIELWRVLPIGGRELIELAKVRAPFEVSLDFL; from the coding sequence ATGAAATATCGCGCATTCATCAGCTACAGTCATCACGACAGGACGTTCGCTGGCTGGCTTCACAAGCAGCTCGAAAGATACACGCTTCCAAGAAACCTGAAGATTAACAAATCAGATGTTAAGGGCAGGACGGTTGCCCCCGTCTTTCTCGACACCGAAGAGTTTGGGGGGGCCCCAAGCCTCACGAATTCGGTCGTTGATGCGTTGCGGGCATCTGACACGTTACTAGTGATTGCCACCGAGAACTCGATTTCGTCAGAGTGGGTAAAGATGGAGTTGACCGAGTTCCGTCGGCAGGGGAAAGGCCACCGAATCCTGCCGATCAGACCAGGAAACGCGTCAAAGGATGTTATATCCCATCCTTCCTGGACTTCAGACGAAGTTAAGCTCCATGCCGAGTATCCTTCTGATCAGCCACTTTTCGTGCAGTTTGGCCCGACATGGCGGGAGAATAACGCTGCGCTTCTAAAAATCATCGCGTTCATCCTGGGTATTCGCTATGACGACCTTGCCCAGCGAGCACGTAAACGTCGAAATCGCAGGCTCTCTATGTTGGCCGCAGGGGCCGTGGGTCTGCTTGTCCTTATGACATATGTATGGCAAGAGATGGAACAACGTCGGTGGGATCAGTTGCGGGCGGATTCGATTGCCTTGACGTCAGCGGCCGAACGAGACATCCAGGCAGGCCGCTATGGGGCGGCGATACCCAAGCTCATATCCGCTTTGCCGGACGACCCGGAGTACGAGAACCGACCGATCGTTATAACTAGCGAGAGCTTACTATCAAAGGCTCTATACTTATCCACTGCCACGGCAACGATCCGCTCAAGCAAGGGTGTCAGTTCGTCAACGTTCGACGAAACGGGCCAGCAGCTCAGAGTATACACCAGCGACGGAAACGCCTATTCGGTGGATCTGATGGAGCAAACCGTCTCACGCGACGAAGGGTACGCTAGGAGCAGTGGAATTGCGCTGGGCGAGACCGAGGACGGCACCTTGCGCCTCGTGTGGCGGGGCGATTCCCTCCAGAAAAAGCTTGTCAGGCAAGGGCCCGCAGGTGCATCCGTTGTTATTTCGAACAACATCGTTCAGATCCTAGAGACGAAGGCCGGTAAGCAAATCTTGACCGTGGAGGCCAAGCACGCCAGCACCGCAGAATGCGAATCTTTGACATTCTCAAACATGGATGCCTGTCTGGTGACGTTACTGGTGGTGGTGCGTGACTGGGATACCGGAGCCATCAGTTTTCAGCAAGATCTGCAGACGAAAGATCTCATTCTTGCCTGCCACGGGGCAGAGTTCCTCTTGTTGGCACCGAGGAATCAACTAGGCATGACCGGCAGGATCACTATTTTTACCGCCGCTAAGGGTGGCTACGAGCGGTGGAAGGTCCTACAAGACGTTGCTGTGGACTGCCACAAAGATCGCAACGGCTTCGTCGTTGCCGAGAAAGCTGGGGGGGTCTATGAGATTAGCAAGGACGAGAAAGGGGCCCCTATCCAGGTGGAGTTGAGTACGGGCTTGGAGGCTGGTAGGCAGCTAAAGCCGCAACTGGCCACGCCGGACGTGCTTTTGCTGAAATCGGGGTCTACGGCCGGACAACACGGTGACGTGACCTTCGTTTTTCTGCGCGAGAAATATGAGCCATGGACAGTCAAAAACGTAAGCTCTTACGGTATCTCTACCGACGGGAAGTACTTGGCTGTATTGTCACGCGACGGCGTCCTCTATGTCCGGTTTCGGGATAAGCTGTTAGCGGAAATATCGCTTTTCGATCGGCCACTGCTTGCGAGCGAACTGGTGTTTTCGGAGGACACAAATCTCCTTGCAGTGAGCGTGCAATCCGAGTCTGTAACCAGGATCGTCACACTCGTCGTGGACCCGTGGTCGGAGGAGGTGTTGACCTCGTTTGAAACGCCGTACGACAGAGCTCTCGGCTCACGCTTCTCATTGCGCACACAGTTCTCACCTTCAAGCGACCTCGTGTCGGTAACCGGGAGTGAGATGGTAGTTGTCCATCGCACCAGGCCAGAACAGCCGGAAACTGTGGTCGAGACAGCCGCAGACAGCATTGTCGACCATAGATTAATCTCCGAAGCACAACTTGCGGTGCTGACAGAATCCGGGCTTAAAGTGTTCGAACTCTCGACCAATGAATTGCTCTTCGAGCATCCTCTCCCGCTTAAACTCGACTACGGGCAAGGACTTGCTCAATTGTTTGGCGGTGAGGAAAGGATCATTGCGGTCAACCATCGAGACGGCTATAGTGTATTTGACTCCATAACCTGGCGCCATTTGTGGGACGCACGGGCCTACCGCGTCGACCATATTGACATTGCGTCCAGGCTGATGCTAGTAGCCGCAGTGTCTAAAGAGGGCGTGTCGGAGTACACGCTCTACAAAGAAGCCAAGCCAGATCCAGTGTTTCAAGATCACTCGGCGTCGAAGACGAAGGGTTGCCGGCTCACGGCAACCGGCTCGACTGCATATTGTTTCTCCGACAAAACTTTGGTGGAGATTCCTGCTGAGACAGGGCAGATCGCGGCGCAACGTACGTTCGCACAGCCTATTTGCGCCGTATACCCCCTCTTTGACGGGCAACAACTTGCAGTATTCACCTTCGTGAAGGAGCTTCCGCTTCTCGGAAGCGCGTATTCGTCTGCGCCCGTGCTGCGATCAAGGCGATCCTGTCGCCTCAGCTGGTGGCGGAAGGGGCTTGTTGAATCGAGCGGTGTGAGTCTCCCCGAGAGCGGATATGAATTCAGCCTCTTCGAAGATGGGCGTCTCTTCACCTCGGACATTACGGAGAGCAACGACCAGCGTTTCCTGATCGTATGTGAAGAGGCAACGTGTCAAGTGAGTGGTGGTCCGGACCAAGTAACTGTGTTCCAGGTTGGGCCTCGTGCCCAACAAAGTATTCAACTCGACGCGGTCATCGAGTACCAGGACCAGCCGACTCTATACATTCTCGCGTTTAATGGCTTGGCTAAATACGTTGCGGGCCAGTCCCAGCCCGTGATCGACGTCGGGCTGGAGAAACTTGAAAACAAGTCCGTGAACGTGTCACGGACCCGACCCCTTGCCCTCTTGAACGGAAGGCGGCTGGATAGGACGGTGGTGGCACTGGTGGATACCGACGTTGGTAACGTGCTTTGGTCAAACGCAAAACTATATGGCGAAGGGGGACATCTCTCCGACGATGCGCAAGTAATCACAGTTGCTGACGTATTCGGGGTCATCGAATTGTGGAGAGTGTTACCTATCGGTGGGCGAGAGCTAATTGAGCTCGCAAAAGTTCGTGCGCCGTTCGAAGTCTCATTAGATTTCCTGTAA
- a CDS encoding IS4 family transposase, giving the protein MLPKAEIERLAYESGMVRRRRKVEPSAMLWTLVLGYATGRERTLAGLRRMYQCATGTSLVLSAFYDRFTPELVRFLRAVVTGWCGQVAEHEPAVRGLLAKFADVVVTDASVVKLHRLLARRYPGTRANANPAAEKLHLVMSVMGAGLEKVKFTGERANDHRSLRMGRWVGGRLLLFDLGYLRYQLSDCIDGNGGYFLTRVPAGANPLIVDVNRLWRGRSIALEGDRLNGVAGKLRRIALDVEVEVQFKRGVYDGQRGTHRRRFRLIGVRDPHTAGYWFYLTNIPAEEFDAESLVQVYACRWQLELIFKELKSHYRLAELPTRKALVVEALVLSNIITLLVSRQLLDAVRKRLRSQRHRVPKGRWALLFSAAALNILAFMMMPLRTARALAKRLEAMFLHKAVDPNRSRLLLLQQVDQGVAWAR; this is encoded by the coding sequence GTGCTGCCGAAGGCGGAGATCGAGCGCCTCGCCTACGAGAGCGGGATGGTTCGCCGTCGCCGCAAGGTCGAACCGAGCGCGATGCTGTGGACGCTGGTGCTGGGTTACGCGACGGGACGAGAGCGTACCCTGGCAGGCCTTCGGCGGATGTATCAGTGCGCGACGGGCACTTCGCTGGTGCTGTCGGCGTTCTACGACCGGTTTACTCCGGAGCTGGTGCGATTCCTGCGGGCGGTGGTCACTGGGTGGTGCGGCCAGGTGGCCGAGCACGAGCCGGCGGTTCGCGGCCTGCTGGCGAAGTTTGCCGACGTGGTGGTCACCGATGCGAGCGTGGTGAAGCTGCATCGACTGCTCGCCCGGCGCTATCCGGGCACGCGCGCCAACGCCAACCCTGCGGCGGAGAAGCTGCATCTGGTGATGAGCGTGATGGGCGCGGGGCTGGAGAAGGTCAAGTTCACAGGAGAGCGTGCGAACGACCACCGCAGTCTGCGCATGGGGCGGTGGGTCGGGGGCCGATTGCTGCTCTTCGACCTCGGCTATCTCCGATACCAACTCTCTGATTGCATTGACGGAAACGGCGGGTACTTCCTCACCCGTGTGCCGGCGGGAGCGAATCCGCTCATCGTCGATGTGAACCGACTGTGGCGTGGGCGCAGCATCGCCCTCGAAGGCGACCGCCTCAATGGCGTCGCCGGCAAGTTGCGGCGCATTGCGCTCGACGTCGAGGTGGAAGTTCAGTTCAAGCGCGGGGTCTACGACGGTCAACGGGGTACCCATCGGCGCCGCTTTCGGCTGATTGGCGTGCGCGACCCGCACACGGCGGGCTACTGGTTCTACCTCACGAACATCCCGGCCGAGGAGTTCGATGCAGAGTCGCTGGTTCAGGTCTACGCCTGTCGCTGGCAGTTGGAGTTGATCTTCAAAGAACTGAAGTCGCATTACCGTCTCGCCGAGCTCCCAACCCGCAAGGCCTTGGTCGTAGAGGCGCTCGTCCTGTCGAACATCATCACGTTGCTGGTTAGCCGGCAGTTGCTTGATGCCGTGCGAAAACGTCTGCGCAGCCAACGGCATCGAGTCCCCAAGGGCCGTTGGGCATTGCTGTTCAGCGCCGCTGCATTGAACATCCTCGCTTTCATGATGATGCCCCTGCGCACGGCGAGAGCACTCGCGAAACGCCTCGAAGCGATGTTCCTGCACAAAGCGGTCGACCCGAACCGATCTCGGCTGCTCTTGCTCCAGCAAGTCGACCAGGGCGTCGCATGGGCTCGCTAA
- a CDS encoding TIR domain-containing protein codes for MAVRRKCFVSYHQADKPVVDRFIQTFGANFIRRGMEMTDDIIGSNDTDYVMRRIRQLYLEDSTVTLVLIGQCTCARRYVDWEVQASLRQPADGFPNGLVAIQLAESFRSLPERVQANVDSGYAKFYKYPSSQSGFNGIVEEAFDARTTLARKIVNKRERFSNNRKCP; via the coding sequence ATGGCAGTCCGACGAAAATGCTTTGTTTCGTACCACCAGGCGGACAAGCCGGTGGTCGATCGCTTTATCCAAACCTTTGGCGCAAATTTCATCCGACGCGGGATGGAGATGACTGATGACATCATCGGTTCTAATGATACCGACTATGTGATGCGTCGAATCCGCCAACTATATCTCGAAGACTCAACGGTAACATTGGTGTTGATCGGTCAATGCACATGTGCGCGCCGTTACGTGGATTGGGAGGTCCAGGCATCACTTCGGCAGCCAGCTGACGGTTTCCCTAACGGCCTCGTCGCCATTCAGCTCGCGGAAAGCTTCAGGTCTCTTCCAGAGCGAGTTCAGGCGAACGTCGACTCCGGATACGCTAAGTTCTACAAATACCCTAGTTCTCAGAGTGGATTCAATGGCATCGTAGAAGAGGCATTTGACGCAAGGACAACGCTCGCGAGAAAGATAGTGAACAAACGCGAGCGCTTTTCGAACAATAGAAAATGTCCGTAA
- a CDS encoding transposase gives MKYNLKSVRAYLLKEQFQQRWGYQSPVWAGKFLDAWCTQTMRSRIEPMKKFARTMRTHRELVLNYFRARKRFSSGVVEGLNNKAKVTMRKSYGFRTFRATEIALYHALGKLPEPKLAHSFY, from the coding sequence CTGAAATACAACCTCAAAAGTGTGCGCGCCTACTTACTCAAGGAGCAGTTTCAGCAACGGTGGGGGTACCAATCCCCGGTATGGGCCGGCAAGTTCCTGGACGCCTGGTGCACGCAGACCATGCGCTCTCGGATCGAGCCGATGAAGAAGTTTGCCCGTACCATGCGTACCCATCGCGAGCTAGTGTTGAATTATTTCCGCGCTCGAAAGCGATTCTCCAGCGGCGTCGTGGAGGGGTTAAACAACAAGGCGAAAGTCACCATGAGAAAATCATACGGATTCCGCACCTTTCGAGCGACAGAAATCGCCTTGTATCATGCACTTGGCAAGTTGCCGGAGCCAAAACTCGCCCACAGTTTTTACTGA
- a CDS encoding DUF4231 domain-containing protein codes for MDEEHYLRDRLEDQIEWYDAKSQWNQKWFKRLQVFQLIAAASIPFLAGYIAPDGFWRKFTVGVLGLTIAAAGAVAGFYKFQENWIEYRTTCEALRHEKYLFLTKTEPYDAERPFDLLVKRVEAQISKENSNWSQYIKMHKKQIKSV; via the coding sequence ATGGACGAAGAGCATTATCTTCGCGATCGACTCGAAGATCAGATTGAGTGGTATGACGCCAAGAGTCAGTGGAATCAGAAATGGTTCAAGCGTCTTCAAGTGTTTCAACTGATTGCTGCCGCCTCAATTCCATTCTTGGCCGGATACATAGCGCCCGACGGCTTTTGGAGGAAATTCACTGTGGGAGTTCTTGGCTTAACCATCGCAGCCGCGGGCGCAGTCGCGGGATTTTACAAGTTCCAAGAAAATTGGATCGAATATCGCACTACTTGTGAAGCGCTTCGGCACGAAAAGTATCTTTTTCTCACCAAGACCGAACCGTACGACGCCGAGCGACCTTTCGATTTGTTGGTGAAGCGGGTAGAGGCGCAGATCTCAAAGGAAAACAGTAACTGGTCGCAGTACATTAAAATGCACAAGAAGCAGATCAAATCGGTATAA